The Marinilongibacter aquaticus genome has a window encoding:
- a CDS encoding MotA/TolQ/ExbB proton channel family protein: MEKKTTAPSANKPANKKAAAPKKSGGLNAAIIIPVLLVIGICIWKFLLGDPGNFDETGKHPQNFLGIIYSGGVIVPILITCFLTVVVFSIERSITIGKASGKGNLDAFVSKVRSLLDGGKLEEAIKECDKQQGTVGNVAKTALAKYNELIHEKEFSKDQKLAALQKEVEEATSLELPMLEKNLSILSTLGSVSTLIALLGTVLGMIRSFFAIGEGGGAPDAAELATGIAEALINTGLGIGTSAIAIIMYNLFTAKIDSLTYKIDEIGMSLQQTFSANN; this comes from the coding sequence ATGGAAAAAAAGACTACTGCTCCATCGGCAAACAAGCCGGCAAACAAAAAAGCGGCGGCACCGAAAAAATCAGGTGGATTGAACGCAGCCATCATTATCCCTGTCCTACTTGTCATAGGTATTTGCATTTGGAAATTCCTTCTTGGAGATCCAGGGAACTTTGACGAAACAGGAAAGCACCCACAAAACTTTTTGGGAATCATCTATTCAGGAGGGGTTATCGTACCTATCTTGATCACTTGCTTCCTAACCGTAGTTGTTTTCTCTATCGAGCGTTCAATTACTATCGGAAAAGCCTCTGGTAAAGGCAACCTTGACGCATTCGTTTCTAAAGTAAGATCATTGCTAGACGGTGGCAAACTTGAAGAAGCTATCAAAGAATGTGACAAGCAACAAGGTACTGTGGGTAATGTAGCAAAAACTGCTTTGGCCAAGTACAACGAACTTATCCACGAAAAGGAATTCTCAAAAGATCAGAAGCTTGCTGCTCTTCAGAAAGAAGTAGAAGAAGCTACATCATTGGAATTGCCAATGTTGGAAAAGAACCTTTCTATCCTTTCAACTCTTGGTTCAGTTTCTACTTTGATCGCCCTATTGGGTACAGTATTGGGTATGATCCGTTCATTCTTTGCCATTGGTGAAGGTGGTGGTGCTCCTGATGCCGCTGAACTTGCCACAGGTATTGCAGAAGCCTTGATCAACACTGGTTTGGGTATCGGTACTTCGGCTATCGCCATTATCATGTACAACCTTTTCACTGCCAAGATCGACAGCCTTACTTACAAGATCGACGAAATCGGTATGAGTTTGCAGCAAACTTTCTCAGCGAATAATTAA
- a CDS encoding ExbD/TolR family protein, giving the protein MAAVKPKRHGPAMDMTAMCDVAFLLLTFFIMASSFKSEETVSVNTPSSISDELIPETDICMVTIDQNGKYYFGVPDPSQRDDFAKALSDEYNLGLSDQEIIKFTSLAEVGVPMKQLKGYVDLNEAQRAKVELEGIPLDSTNLELIDWVKTFGATFSGAKIAVRGDGATPYPSLKNLFDEFGKADLNKFQLITKTEKE; this is encoded by the coding sequence ATGGCAGCTGTAAAACCAAAACGACATGGGCCGGCAATGGACATGACCGCGATGTGTGATGTAGCATTCTTGTTGCTTACATTCTTTATCATGGCTAGTTCATTTAAGAGTGAAGAAACAGTGAGTGTGAATACACCTTCGTCGATATCTGATGAGTTGATCCCTGAAACCGATATTTGCATGGTCACTATCGACCAAAATGGCAAATACTACTTCGGTGTACCCGATCCCTCTCAACGCGACGACTTCGCAAAGGCTCTTAGCGATGAATATAATTTAGGTCTTTCAGACCAAGAAATCATCAAATTCACCTCTTTGGCAGAAGTGGGCGTGCCCATGAAGCAGCTGAAAGGCTATGTGGATTTGAATGAAGCTCAACGAGCAAAAGTTGAATTGGAAGGTATTCCATTGGATTCGACCAATCTAGAATTGATCGATTGGGTGAAAACCTTCGGAGCAACTTTCAGCGGTGCGAAAATCGCCGTGCGTGGTGATGGTGCTACACCTTACCCTTCTTTGAAAAATTTATTTGACGAGTTTGGCAAGGCCGACTTGAACAAGTTCCAATTAATAACCAAAACCGAGAAAGAATAA
- a CDS encoding ExbD/TolR family protein — protein sequence MAEVQVKESGGGDGKVRVKKKSGKPDMTPMVDLGFLLITFFIYTTTFSKPNIMGFATPKKDDKPPEEQEQVDIKVSNTITIILGEDDRVFWYQKPLKEVTVDDLHETDYSAEGIRAAILLKKSQALTPENWTVIIKPSDESTWKNTVDILDEMAITDSEKKAVVDLQKVEKEAYYTKIGKPVPTE from the coding sequence ATGGCAGAGGTACAAGTAAAAGAAAGCGGTGGCGGTGATGGTAAGGTTCGCGTAAAAAAGAAGTCCGGTAAACCCGATATGACTCCCATGGTGGATTTGGGTTTCCTTTTGATTACCTTCTTTATTTATACAACGACCTTCAGCAAGCCCAATATCATGGGTTTCGCTACACCAAAAAAGGACGACAAGCCACCTGAAGAGCAAGAACAAGTAGATATCAAGGTATCAAATACCATCACCATCATACTTGGAGAAGACGATAGAGTTTTCTGGTATCAGAAACCTTTGAAAGAAGTAACTGTAGATGATTTGCACGAAACAGATTATTCTGCAGAAGGTATCAGAGCGGCCATCTTATTGAAGAAAAGCCAAGCTCTTACACCAGAAAACTGGACAGTGATTATCAAGCCAAGCGATGAATCGACATGGAAAAACACCGTGGATATTCTCGATGAAATGGCGATCACCGATAGTGAGAAAAAAGCGGTAGTAGACCTTCAGAAAGTTGAAAAAGAGGCATACTATACGAAGATCGGAAAACCAGTTCCGACCGAATAA
- a CDS encoding energy transducer TonB yields MDPKKNIIGENLDDIIFSNRNKAYGAYFLRKNYTKYLTRAAVLGVSACLLVIGGAWGFNKFIAPNLEKEQVDVVDIDLSKLEEQLDEEEPPPPPPPPPEEPPPPPPEVKQVQFLPPEPKADEEVKIEEPPPTLEEVEKAVISNKDVEGDDVVDAFTPPPPPPPAVTKPAGLAKPKEEQIFTAVEQQPEFPGGTKAMYEYIGKNIKYPAAAQRANVSGRVFVKFVVEKDGSIGKIDVLKGIGFGCDEEAIRVIKSMPKWNPGRQNGKNVRVYFTMPVFYQLE; encoded by the coding sequence ATGGATCCTAAAAAGAACATAATCGGGGAGAATTTGGACGATATAATCTTTTCGAATAGAAATAAGGCATATGGTGCCTATTTCCTACGGAAAAATTACACCAAGTATCTAACCAGAGCGGCCGTGTTGGGCGTAAGTGCCTGCCTATTGGTCATCGGTGGTGCATGGGGATTTAACAAGTTCATCGCTCCGAATCTTGAAAAAGAGCAAGTAGATGTTGTAGACATCGACTTGTCCAAATTGGAAGAACAACTGGACGAGGAAGAGCCGCCACCGCCGCCGCCACCGCCGCCAGAAGAGCCACCACCACCACCACCAGAAGTGAAGCAGGTACAGTTTTTGCCTCCTGAGCCTAAGGCCGATGAAGAGGTAAAAATTGAAGAACCGCCTCCAACTTTGGAAGAAGTGGAGAAAGCTGTGATCTCGAATAAAGACGTAGAAGGTGATGATGTAGTAGATGCGTTTACTCCACCACCGCCACCTCCGCCAGCCGTAACCAAACCCGCAGGATTGGCCAAGCCTAAAGAGGAGCAAATCTTTACAGCTGTAGAACAGCAACCCGAGTTCCCCGGTGGAACAAAAGCCATGTACGAGTACATTGGTAAAAACATCAAATATCCGGCTGCTGCCCAGAGAGCCAACGTTTCAGGACGTGTATTCGTGAAATTCGTTGTGGAAAAAGATGGCTCGATAGGCAAAATTGACGTACTGAAAGGAATTGGATTTGGTTGTGATGAAGAAGCAATTCGTGTAATCAAATCAATGCCAAAATGGAACCCTGGTCGTCAGAATGGTAAAAATGTAAGGGTTTACTTTACAATGCCGGTGTTCTATCAATTAGAATGA